The stretch of DNA caATTACTTATTGtaattttgttataatatatataataaagcaTAAGTTATCCAAATAAATCAATTGGGAACTAAAATTActgtattataatttttaaatattgcagatgtagtttttagaaatTCATAGAAATCGCGAGAGAGGTCTCGCGCATTGTAAACTNttatattatattattttaaatatttaaataaattctaatgttttttataattttaatattatttttatgttaatattttatttaatttagtctttttaataaaattaattaaatcacaatacaaagtaaaaaaatttcataaaaaaaaacaataaaaaataatatgaataaaaataataaaaattatataaaaaataataacatgtaTGAAGAAGtactacaaaaatattataaaaaggaAAGACAACAAAATTCCTGATATGAATAATAAAGGATGAGATTAGTTGATAGAAAATAAATTCTCTCAAAAAGAAAGATAGTATAGATACTGTCCATATGggagaaattgaggagatgggTAGATTGGCAACTCACACGAGTCATCTTTTAGGCGTTGACATATAACTTAAGATTCCAAAAACAATAACACCCTTCTCTGAATTCAGTTTTTTCAATTTACTTATTtacttataaatttataattgaaaCTAGGGATGTTGTTGGGCTGCTCAGTGTGAAACTGTGGTTACATCTTGTTTGGCTATCTACTCTGCCCTACTAATGGTAAAGATTTTCACTTACTTTTTGTcctattttctatttgtttttatttggtaattttgAATTAGAATGAAATTGTGATATGTATAGTAAAATATATTGATCTTGACAGCGCagaaattttgttaaatttaaaagagtacATTAACCTTGACGGTTcagaaattctttttttattcactaAATTTTGACCACatctattatttaatataaattttaatgattttaaaagttaaaatatcaTATTCTAAACAAATATAGTGGCATACATGAATatcttctaaaaatatatttgattttttaacctTAAAAGacaaaagttaatttttaaagatatttttataggtatttttaaaatacttttaaattttcaaaattaaaaaatatgctattttttttatcaaagatatttgttttttttatttatcaaacatGAAGTTATTATATATCTACCAAAAAAATTTGACCAAATCAAGCTGGCTATAagttattatgttttttttttcattttcaaacaagtgttttcttttaattgtttttctataattttataactttttttttatggtaATGTTTGTaataacttttaattaattgtGGTTATTTAATGTTCTTTAAcacatttgttttttttttatagcaATAACCCGATTTGCATTTAATTCTAGATTACAACGTATCTGTTAGAGATAAAGTTTCCACGTAACCTTATGAattcattttattaatatatataagtaaATAAAACCTATTACCTATATATTTATTGAGGTCAAAtacattaataattattttaattttaaaattatgtcaatgttttattttagtttttgttttttttttaaataggttatattttattaattattgaaaaatgaaaTACAAAGATGTCCAAACACAGGACAGTATAATAAAAAGTGgggattttttaaaataatatactaaaGTATTCATCCAGCGGTGCATGGtcgaaaaacgaaaaaaaatcttaaagaagaaaaaatgataaatcaaattgaataaaACTAAAAGTTTGTCTCATAgagattttatatattattttaattattttaatttttgttataagtATATTTTAAATGATTCTATATATTACAaagattatttttcttattattaatgttgatgataattaattataataggaGCATATAAAGAGCACATAAgattagttataaaatatttttttcagttttttatttttattcatttaaaatttttaaaataagaagaatcaattttttttctctctcaacaaaaaatatattttgtggtTAATCTTATGGGAAATGGATCTTCTCCCGTATtcctattataattaattaccatcaatattaaactaataaaaaaataatctagataatattatataaatcgaatcaattagtaaccaaaaaaaaatcaattaaatcgaATAATCAATTTACTACTGttataacatatatatactaaatcgaaaacaattaaattgatttgatttactatttgtacaaattattgatatttattacttataatttgagaaataattaaaattttaattatatattgtataaatatagtttattattttatattgtataattatttgttattttttattttgaaaaaaattcaagttTAATCCTTATGCTATTTTAGAAagttatactttatttttatttaaatttaaataaaaatattttttattaatatttatattttaaaaataataaatatcaatattttatataaataataaatcaaatcaaattgatttgatttattactgatacaatatatacatactaaaataaaatatacatataaaccgTTTTATTTTAAGAGATTAATGTAATACTAAAGGCCATTTAATTTGTTCATGTCATTTACCTTCCAAACGCATAATTTtccattgaaaataaatacaaaaagaaagaaagtataTATTGCAGAAATTGAGGAGGTGGGTAGGTTGGCAACTCACACGAGTCATCTTTAGGTGTTGACATATAACATAAGATTCCAAAAACAATAACACCCTCCTCTCAATTCATCATTCATCTTCACCTCATTTGttttttcagtttatttataGGTGAAACTAGGGATCTTGTTGGGCTGCTCAGTCGTTACATCACACATTATTGTTTTATTAGGGAACAAAGCCGAACTATAGTAAGCTGCTTTTGTTTGATCTTAGAACATTGCATTCTTCTCTCCAAAGAGTTCTTTGGCTATCTACTCTGCCCTACTAATGGTAAAGATTTTCACTTACTTTTGTcctattttctatttgtttcTGATCattatttgttgttttaatgCTGCTGTGTGTAACTAATATGGAGgtgttttttttgttgattctCAATTTCTCATTTGAATGGCATTGTTTTATCTCACTTGATCATTTTTCTGTGTATTTTTCAATAGaaaataattgtttttttttcctgcatttttttaattttttattccatATTTTTTTGCTCTGCTGAGCTGATTCTAGGATGGCAGTGAAGATAGATTTTTCAAGCCAGTTAATagcctttgaatttgaaaatgatgaaactttggagtctcttttcttttctttccttaaaaaaaaaaaaattaaatagtctCTTTTTTTTTTNNNNNNNNNNNNNNNNNNNNNNNNNTGGAATTATTTTTGTgcaaaaaagatatataaaagcCGCAAAAAATCCAATATTTACAGCAAGCTAAAATATAGATCAATCGCGCTACGTATACcctcttaatttttttggtgactcgTATACCCTCTTAATAATCATATACCagttctctttgtttttttaattaaaaataaataatacgctatttttataggtttttaTACGGATGTGAAGAGTGTTTggtttataaataatatttttcgaaaTCGAAAATAGTATTATTCTTGTGGGGATGAACTTTCGAGATATAGTTCGTTTCTTGAGTTGTTGtaatatgtgttttttttatggGGTGAGTATAACTTAAACACCAAAAAACACTGTGGGTGTACTTTTTCACGCTCAAGTGTGTGTGTTTAGGGGAGATGTAagaattctatgaatatagaatgttaGACACATGAAATAGAATTTATAAAACTTATCATGTGAGTATTTTTTTGAGATATAGAAATATGTGTCTTTTTATAGGTATAGAATTGATTAATAGAATTGATGTTATGACCGTTGGTCGTTAACTCGGAAATAATGGTTATTATATGATCGTTCACAACAAGCTTAGAATGAAGGCAAATGAAGTCGAGTAGACGAACTTATAATATAATGGATCAAGTATAAACAAACATGCCTATGAAgaaaacactaattttttttttccctaaaaATCTCATCCTTTTGGAGTTTTGGTGTCTGTACTTTGTAACATCGTATTTGAACATGGCAAGATTGGACATGTTTATTGTTAAAGATATCATGTTTCTGAATCAGATTATAGTGGGTATGGTGTGTATGTACTTATTGGTTACTTCAATTGTTGGGATATCATATCACAGACTACTTCAAGGCGTGTAGCAGACAGGAAGGTTGCAAGGTTTGAAAGGAACATTGCAAAGAGATGTTCCGAAAACAAGAAAGGAATCTTTCCTTATCCAATTCGCCACATCTTGATTGGTTTCCTTCTCTCCATCCTCATCGGTTCATGTAAGCTATTGCTCCCTTTCTTTCCCtctcaaaatttaataaattaaaatgtcTGTCCAATTTATTAGAATTTGTTTGTTTGCAGCTCTGTTTGTGATCATTAGGACCGCTTCAAGCCGAGGGTTGTGAACGTTTACTACTGTAGTCTGTGCAGTTTATAAAACATCCAACAGGTTTCTAAAAGAAATGTTATATTAGAGTCCACCTTGGATCAGCTGAATGTTGATCGAGAGTGAATTCAGAACTGCTTTGATATGATAATGAATAAATAGTTAGTTTCTAGTTCTGTTAAAATGCCCTGTTTTTATTTAAGCCCTGTGCCCAACAAGCTAACTTGGTGTAGTGAAGTCATAGTTCATAGCAACATTTGATTCTTACATGTGTGGATGCAGTACTAAAATTATGTAAAAGAATCTTGCTAAGAATAAATTCCTTTATTACCCTATAAACCCAAATATCTTTGGTTCAGTGACTGGTATTTTGGTAATATTTGTATCGAGTTTCATGGTAATCTCGTTACCTTATTCTCTGTGATGTTTGACCATATACAACTAGCAATAATTTACTCTTCATGTTTAAAGAGACAATGTCCAACATCTGAAACAGACATGTGTAATAACAAAACTGGAAGATGGTGACAGTGAAGAAGAGATAACAAATCTCTAACAAAACATTTGagattcttttatttatgcaaATCTGTGGTTCACTCTACCTCCATAGGCTACTTTGCTCTCATCAGATCTTCGACCTATAAACTTTTTTGTTGTTGCCACGCTTTTCTTGGTGGAGTTGTGGCAACAATCAGAACTCTTGGAGAACTTTCTGTCAAAAGAGCTGAAATCAATCTCAGGATATACTTTAACATTAACATCCTCCTCAGATACAGATAAGCTTTCATCAGGTAGAGAGCCTGAGCCGGACCCCATAACCTCAAAATCCTGTATAAAAGTTAATTTGATCAGAAAATTGCACCAAAATTTATCAAATGTTTTTGCTGTATCTCTATCTCAGTGTCTAtgtatttctattttaaaacattttgcCGAAAGGAGACATTTTTTCAGGATATCACTAGAGAGGGTGCGAGTTACCCTTGATCTTGACTTGGTATTGACTGGTGTTAAGCATGGATTTAGATCCTTAAGTAATAAGTCATCTGATTGGTCATCAGAGCTGAAATCCTGCATTAAGTGTTGAGCCAGATGAACCAAAACGCTTGTCAGCTCGATATAATTGCCCAAGAAATATCGACAGCTCCCATTAGTCTTACAGTAGGACGAGTGAAATTTGGTGTATGATAAAGTAACTGATTTAAAAGTATATCAAGATCCATGATGATAGATTATCTTAATGCATGATGCATCATAGCATTGTATATAGTTCGAGCTTAGTTAAGCTTATCATGGGAATAATAAAGTTGTCACATCTCAGTCCAATTTTTCTTATTCAAAGACATGAACTCAATTTTGCTTACCCAAGAGTTACAAGAATCTTCACGGGCATGTGTGGGTGTTCTTGGAGAACTTGCATAGCCCTGGAAGCTTGTTTTTGCTGAATACTTATCGGCCTTAACCTTCAATCATATCAAATACAGAGTTACAAACAAATGAAGAAGCAACAAAGATCTAACAGATTTGTTGAAATAGTTATACCTCTGCAAGATCCTCGGCAAGGGTTTGAAGCTGACCAGTGAGAGAAGTGACCTGCTGCTGTAGAGTTGGAATGACCATCTTAGCCTGCTTCAGCTCTGAGCTTTGCTTCTCTACAAGTTCCTGAAGCTCAGAATTCGTTGTATCAGGGAACAGTATTGCACTCTTCAATGACTTTATCTCTTCTCTTTGTTTTAAGCACAAATCCTTCAGCTTCTCCACCTGCAAATTCATAACCCTAACTTAATTCAAACAAAATCACTATTTCATTTCCTATAATTGGAAATCAAACAAACACTTAAAAGACTTACTTCTTTGTTCTTCTCATCGAGCAAGATCTTGAGCTGAGAAATCTCCCCTTCCTGCTCCTTATTCATGGTGAGAAGTTCCCTCTCGCTTCTTAGCACCATTGCCAGTGTCCTGGTGTTCCCCTTGACCTCCGTGAGCGCCTTCACCTCCGACGACCGTGGCTTCCCGCCGAAGAGCTTCTTCTGCAGCGACGACAGCCCTGTAGCCTTCTTTGCGTCTTTCTTCAGTTGTTGTGCTATCAAATCGGAGGGAACAATTAGTTTGGGTTGGTGGTTGGTGGACTTGGGCTTCTTCTGCATGATGAGCTTCTTCACCATTGTGGTTAAGCTCGGATCCACCTTCTTGGTGGCATTCACGAGCGCGCGAGATGAAGAGTGGGGTTTGGTGGTGAAGTCGGAAGATGAAGAAGGGTCGGAAAAGTGCGAGGAAGTTGAGGAGCGAGAATCGTAGGTGCTGTACCTTGAAGATGGCTTCATTGAAGACGCCattgaagagagagagagagaggtttgaATTGAAGTTTGAGTTTGAAAGAAGAGGGAGTGAAGGGGTTATAGGGTTTGGAATGAGGACACGTGGCGGATAATTGAGTGGGTACCCTATTTTGGCGGTGTCTTAATTCAAatgtttatattttgatttcacGTGTTGGGCGCGGCCACTGTGGTCTTTAGTGTTTATGTgtttaataataatcataagaaAAAGTCTAGCagtaataattaaagaaaaataaataattttatactattggataaaattttatattattaaaaatattattaataattatttaataactaTAAATTACAAAAGTTATTAACCTCTTAGTAGTGTTCTAATTATAAATCATAATTGTAAGGCATGACATAATAACACATTACAGTAGTACTGTACTGTTCTGCCTTGCTATGTTTGGAAATttgagaaagcaaaaaggtgaatgaaaaattgaaaattgaatgcACACTACTCAATACTCATCACCGCCTAAGAGTCACAGGTATGTATTTATGAGCTgtcatttttgttatttatgttTATTGTTTTGGATGTGCTTGTATTAGGTTAACGCATTTTGTTGGCCATCTACAATCCGTACGTGCTTACTATGACTTTGCTAATGTAATGGGAAAATGATGATTTGACTGATGTAATTTAACATGTAACTTGTTATGAATGTGCATAATATACACTAGTTAAggaattcaaaatcaatcttcATTGTTTACAATTTATCTACCAAAATACCATGTTCAATGACTAATTAATACTATGTAAAAgcttgaaaaataaaaacttaatcaTTGACTAATTgttgtaaaaataataaagctaattttttataaaaaaaattataaagattaaggaaaacaaatttaaacaaaatgAAAGGAAGAAAATTCTCCTACTTATAAGCTATTAAAAATTAACGATGAAAAGTAATAcgcattattcattaattattgttgTGTGGTTAAAGTGAGaagaattttaatataaataaataatctcaTTAGATAACAATAAGTATCAAATAAGTGAAAAATCATCCTaagagaaaaatataagaattttttagagatttttttcATAGAGAAAGGTAAATTTTTCTTTCGTCAAGAGAGAGTGTTATTGTAATCTCCTTGTGATTGAGAGAAGTTGTAATTCTCAAAGAAAGTTATTTCAGttgttttcatattttatacaaatttttaatttttcatctcTATATTTTGCTGTGTCATTTGTCTGGTACCTAACAGTTGTATCAGAACCAAAAGTTGCTGAttgatcttttttttcttccgcTGCAAGTTACCGCGTAAAAAAATGGCAGCAaagtataaaattctaaaatttagtGGGAGTAATTTTTTTGTATGGAAATTGAAGATAAAGCCATTATGAGAAAAAAAGAATTGCGTGGCAGCAATTGAAGGTAGACCTACTGGAATTACAGatgaaaaatggaaggagatgaACAACAACGTTGTTGCAAACTCACTTGGCACTAGCTGACTCAGTTTTATCAAGTGTGGCAAAAAAAAGACGACAAAAAAAATTGGGATGCTCTCACCAAATTATATGAAGTCAAGTCACTTCACAACAAGATATTCTCGAAGAGAAGACTTTATACTCTTTGAATGAGTGAGTCCACATCGCCAACGGATCACATCAATAATCTAAATACGCTATTTTTTCAACTCTCATCGTTGGAATATACCATAGCAGAAAACGAACGTGCAGAGCACTTACTTCAAAGTTTACTAGATTCATATGATCAACTTATCATTAACTTAACTAATaatgttttgattgattatcTTTCTTTTGATGACATGGCTGCTGCGGTTCTTGAAGAAGAATTTAGGCGCAAGAATAAAGAAGAtagattaaaaagctcaaaacaAGAAGAGGGAAGAGGGTGATCAATGGATCGTGGTTCCAATGGGAGTCAAAGTAGACCAAAATCACAAAGTAAAAAGCAGGTTAAATACTACAATAGTGGTAAGAGAGGACACTTCGAGAAAGATTGTTGGAATAAGAAGAGTATACAGAAGGTTCCAGAAGGATCAAGTTCTCAATGATGTGTTGCGAGTACCTCTGATGAAGGAGAAATCCTGTATGGCGAAGCAACAATTGGTTCTAAAGGCAGCAAACAGCTCACTGATGTTTGGATTGTTGATTCAGGAGCAACCTGGCACATGACTTCTCATTTTGATTGGTTTTGTACATATGAACCTGTCTTGGGAGGATCGGTGTTTATGAAAAATGATCATGCCTTAGAAATTGTTGGAAGGGATACtgtcaaaataaaaatgtttgatAGTTCTATTCGTTTACTTCAAGGGATAAGACACGTGAAAGGATTGAAGAAGAATTTGTTGTTGATTGGGCAATTGGATGAACTTGGTTGCAAGACCCATATTGAAGGTGGGATCTTAAAAGTTGTTAAAAGAGCTCTTGTAGTAATAAAAGCAGAAAAGATTGCAGCCAATCTATACATGCTTGTGGGAGATACTTTGCAAGAGGCAGAGGCATCAATTGCTTTAGTAAGCCAAGAAGAAATGACGATGACATGACATCGCAAACTGGGTCACATGTCAGAACGATGCTTAAAGATTCTTGTGAAACACAATCTCATTCCTGTGCTTAAATCGGTAAACTTACTATTTTGTAAGTATTGTGTTATAAACAGGCAACATGATTGACGTTTGAAAGATCAACTGCTCGGAGTAAACACATATTGGAATTGATTCATTCTGATATATGGGAGTCACCAGAGACTCTAGGAGGAGTAAAATATCTTGTATCATATATCGATGATTATTCTAGGAGGCTATGGGTGTATCCAATCAAGAAGAAATCAGACGTATTTGCGGTGTTCAAAGAGTTCAAAGCAAAGTTAGAACTTGAATCTGGAAAGAAGATCAAGTGTTTAAGGACAGATAATGGAGGAGAATATGTCGGTGgtgattttcaaatattttgcaACCAAGCAGATATTCAACGGCAATTCACAGTTGCATATACATCTCAGCAAAATGGTGTAGCAGATCAAATGAATAGGACTCTCCTAAAAAGAACATGAGCTATGTTGCAAACTGTAGGTTTAGCCAAGTCTTTTTGGACAGAAGCTATTAAAACTGCCTGTTACGTGATAAATCGGTCACCATCAACTGCAATTGGGTTAAAGACACCAATAGAGATGTAGCAAGGTAAGTCACTTAATTATTCTTCTTTACATATATTTGGTTGTCCTGTGTACGTGATGCACAATTCTCAAGAAAGAACAAAAACTAGACCCAAAGTCTAAGAAATGTATATTCTTGGATGTGCTGATGGAGTTAAGGGGTATCACCTGTGGGATCCCACTACCCGCAAGGTAGTTTAGCAGAGATGTGATATTTGCAGAACAAGAAAATGACAGCATTGTTAAAGAGATAGCCACTGTACAAATAAATGAGAAATGCAGAGAAGATAATTTTTCTAAAGCAGAACTAGAGCACGAAGAACAAGAAGCAGAGGCCAATGACATAGAAGTTTATCGATCCACTCGACAAAGAAGTAAACCATCGTGGCACTCAAATTATGTTTTGACAAGTCATGATGCATATTGTCTTCTAACAGAAGACAAAGAACCAACAACTTTTA from Arachis duranensis cultivar V14167 chromosome 4, aradu.V14167.gnm2.J7QH, whole genome shotgun sequence encodes:
- the LOC107482913 gene encoding uncharacterized protein LOC107482913, whose amino-acid sequence is MASSMKPSSRYSTYDSRSSTSSHFSDPSSSSDFTTKPHSSSRALVNATKKVDPSLTTMVKKLIMQKKPKSTNHQPKLIVPSDLIAQQLKKDAKKATGLSSLQKKLFGGKPRSSEVKALTEVKGNTRTLAMVLRSERELLTMNKEQEGEISQLKILLDEKNKEVEKLKDLCLKQREEIKSLKSAILFPDTTNSELQELVEKQSSELKQAKMVIPTLQQQVTSLTGQLQTLAEDLAEVKADKYSAKTSFQGYASSPRTPTHAREDSCNSWDFSSDDQSDDLLLKDLNPCLTPVNTKSRSRDFEVMGSGSGSLPDESLSVSEEDVNVKVYPEIDFSSFDRKFSKSSDCCHNSTKKSVATTKKFIGRRSDESKVAYGGRVNHRFA